A window of the Hypanus sabinus isolate sHypSab1 chromosome 25, sHypSab1.hap1, whole genome shotgun sequence genome harbors these coding sequences:
- the LOC132381183 gene encoding troponin T, cardiac muscle-like: MEKDLLELQTLIEVHFENRKKDEEEIIALKERIENRRAERAEQHRIHAERERERQSRIAEERARKEEEEFRKRAEEDEKKKKTISHMSLHFGGYMQKTDSRRGGKKQTEREKKKKILAERRKSLDIDNLDESELKEKSKELWQWMYQLEAEKFDLQEKMKQQKYEINLLRNRVSDHQKVSKGLRGKGKVSGRWK, from the exons ATGGAGAAGGATCTCTTAGAGCTGCAGACTTTAATTGAAGTTCATTTTGAGAACAGGAAGAAGGATGAAGAGGAAATAATTGCTTTGAAGGAAAGAATT GAGAATCGTAGAGCAGAAAGAGCAGAGCAGCATAGGATTCAtgctgagagggagagggaacgcCAGTCAAGGATCGCT GAGGAAAGAGCCAGGAAGGAAGAGGAAGAGTTCAGAAAGAGAGCAGAGGAagatgaaaagaagaaaaaaaccaTTTCGCATATGTCCTTGCACTTTGGAGGCTACATGCAAAAG ACTGACAGCCGGAGAGGTGGAAAGAAGCAAActgaaagggaaaagaaaaagaagatccTGGCGGAAAGACGCAAATCTCTGGACATTGATAATCTGGATGAGAGTGAACTGAA GGAGAAGAGCAAAGAGCTGTGGCAATGGATGTACCAACTAGAAGCAGAAAAATTTGACCTACAGGAAAAAATGAAACAGCAGAAATATGAA ATAAACTTACTGCGAAATCGAGTCAGTGATCATCAGAAAGT TTCTAAGGGTCTCCGTGGCAAGGGGAAGGTCTCGGGCAGATGGAAGTAG